From Salarias fasciatus chromosome 12, fSalaFa1.1, whole genome shotgun sequence, the proteins below share one genomic window:
- the zdhhc8b gene encoding palmitoyltransferase ZDHHC8B, whose product MPNSAGKRFKPTKYIPVSTAATLLVGSTTLFFVFTCPWLTKVISPAVPLYNGLVFLFVLANFSMATFMDPGVYPRADEDEDKDDDFRAPLYKNVEIKGIQVRMKWCATCHFYRPPRCSHCSVCDNCVEDFDHHCPWVNNCIGRRNYRYFFLFLLSLSVHMMGVFSFGLIFVLHHRERLAALHTTVTLVVMCIAGLFFIPVMGLTGFHMVLVARGRTTNEQVTGKFRGGVNPFTKGCCGNVEYVLCSPLAPRYMLDPRKKPQVKIQPPFIRPDLSDRQITIKISDNGIHGTIISSKSKSSLDGLDDKDIQPPLPPKADRYNQLKSQLTSSEESSLSGKNHPSTPAMYKFRPSFGTMPKVHYHTAGDKIVMQDDRKNSAILEEGVRGHDYRSEPNLDMPEYTNAPLHRSFQSSPLQLDADPMTPRSLSLKQGHRRPEKGQLPALQPQTVTSTPYKSVFSPNTLSNRNGSLSYDSLLNPSISPAGGGECLAHRGPPAVGFHSPYLPTKMCHIREPDMQRHQVAPAYSPVMPPRAVGRQSPHPRDRDPSPVRYDNLSQTIMASIQERKELEEREKRHVQHGRSQAHVYAQDSGVFDGGYGHPANACCSDGPRGPGSRGPTPPAYGGSRDNLMGVGLASYGQRTPVLRHAGSTLGRAPRTSSTSLHTDHSSSNSSQSRGPDGPYRSPAHQPHSPAVPRSPSYSHHKYSYISAHDRTDSPRLGGPREAVKVNGQMDCHPGAALSPSRHNNVKKVTGVGGTTYEISV is encoded by the exons GTGTCCCTGGTTAACGAAGGTCATCTCTCCCGCTGTGCCTCTCTACAATGGCCTGGTCTTCCTCTTCGTCTTGGCCAACTTCAGCATGGCGACCTTCATGGACCCCGGCGTCTACCCCAGAG cCGATGAGGACGAGGACAAGGACGATGATTTCCGGGCGCCGCTCTACAAGAACGTGGAGATCAAGGGCATCCAGGTCCGGATGAAGTGGTGCGCCACCTGCCACTTCTACCGGCCGCCGCGCTGCTCGCACTGCAGCGTCTGTGACAACTGTGTGGAG gacTTCGACCATCACTGTCCCTGGGTCAACAACTGCATCGGCCGGAGGAACTACCGCTActtcttcctgttcctgctgtcgCTCAGCGTTCACATGATGGGGGTCTTCTCCTTCGGCCTCATCTTCGTCCTGCACCACCGGGAGAGGCTGGCGGCGCTGCACACCACCGTCAC CCTGGTGGTGATGTGCATTGCGGGGCTGTTCTTTATTCCAGTCATGGGTCTCACAGGTTTTCACATGGTGCTTGTAGCTCGAGGGCGAACAACCAACGAGCAG GTGACGGGCAAGTTTCGTGGAGGAGTAAATCCTTTCACCAAGGGTTGCTGTGGCAACGTGGAGTACGTCTTATGCAGTCCCCTGGCTCCCAG GTACATGCTGGACCCCAGGAAAAAGCCTCAAGTGAAAATTCAGCCCCCGTTCATCAGACCGGATCTCTCAGACAGGCAGATCACCATCAAGATCAGCGACAACGGCATCCACGGCACCATCATCAGCTCCAAG TCCAAGAGCAGCCTGGACGGCCTGGACGATAAAGACATCCAGCCGCCTCTGCCACCCAAAGCCGACAggtacaaccagctgaaaagcCAGCTGACCTCCAGTGAAG AGAGTTCTCTTTCTGGTAAGAACCATCCTTCTACTCCGGCCATGTACAAATTCAGGCCGTCCTTCGGCACCATGCCTAAAGTCCACTACCACACGGCGGGAGACAAG ATCGTCATGCAAGACGACCGGAAGAATTCAGCCATCCTGGAAGAAGGCGTCCGCGGCCACGACTACCGATCCGAGCCGAACCTGGACATGCCCGAGTACACCAACGCCCCGCTGCACCGCAGCTTCCAGtcgtctcctctccagctcgACGCCGACCCCATGACCCCGCGCTCCCTCAGCCTGAAGCAAGGCCACCGGCGGCCGGAGAAGGGCCAGCTCCCCGCCCTGCAGCCCCAGACCGTCACCTCCACCCCCTACAAGAGCGTCTTCTCCCCCAACACCCTCTCCAACCGCAACGGGAGTCTGTCCTACGACAGCCTGCTCAACCCCAGCATCTccccggccggcggcggcgagtGCCTGGCCCACCGCGGGCCGCCCGCCGTGGGCTTCCACTCGCCCTACCTGCCCACCAAAATGTGCCACATCCGGGAACCCGACATGCAGAGACATCAGGTGGCCCCCGCCTACAGCCCGGTGATGCCCCCCAGGGCGGTGGGCCGGCAGTCGCCGCACCCGAGGGACAGAGACCCGTCCCCCGTGCGCTACGACAACCTGTCCCAGACCATCATGGCCTCCATCCAGGAGcggaaggagctggaggagcgggAGAAGCGCCACGTGCAGCACGGCCGCTCGCAGGCCCACGTCTACGCCCAGGACTCCGGCGTCTTCGACGGGGGCTACGGCCACCCCGCCAACGCCTGCTGCTCCGACGGGCCCCGCGGCCCCGGCTCCAGGGGCCCCACGCCGCCCGCCTACGGCGGCTCCAGGGACAACCTGATGGGGGTCGGCCTGGCGAGCTACGGTCAGCGGACCCCCGTCCTCCGCCACGCCGGCTCCACGCTGGGCCGGGCCCCCAGGACTTCGTCCACCTCCCTGcacacagaccacagcagctccaaCAGCAGCCAGAGCCGGGGCCCCGACGGCCCCTACCGCTCCCCCGCCCACCAGCCTCACTCCCCCGCCGTGCCCCGCTCCCCCTCCTACTCCCACCACAAATACTCCTACATCAGTGCCCACGACAGGACAGACTCCCCTCGCCTGGGGGGCCCCAG AGAGGCCGTGAAAGTCAACGGGCAGATGGACTGCCACCCGGGCGCCGCCCTCAGCCCCAGCCGCCACAACAACGTGAAGAAAGTGACGGGCGTGGGAGGAACCACGTACGAGATATCGGTGTGA